Proteins encoded together in one Nostoc sp. PCC 7524 window:
- a CDS encoding peptidoglycan DD-metalloendopeptidase family protein, whose protein sequence is MPFNTASKAAADSTSTTPQQENLPQAKTYTGGQITIEMGYDGNTIAAYSFIHTGLRYSLFEPDALEFTGQAASWVLTQRIKNTVYTNMSFKKIAQRITSAYGMKLDMSEEGPTYTYFPQRGQSDYEALLIEARRIGYRVHTKGATLSIKPRKDVMADKEVFVLEYGDNLGTIFEVIHEAQRDSEDGARSSSPGANNSTGERKFEIDPDSGKVVQKRKENVVGTGRDGAVATTGSILPRPIPKTIGNTDKQDADNRANETRIKGLQADAQFPTTPEALTLDPDTPLLTKGISTFLDRMWVIDTVTHDYDGRFITRVSCFSPISKAKETADIITATPSSTNIVGQIITAVSSFYSGYIIPAKGIFSSPFGMRTLRGRTRMHNGIDIANAVGTPIYAAANGTVSFAAFGTNANQKNGYGNVIVIDHANNEQTLYSHLSQIVVNNGQQVTQGQLIGKMGNTGFSTGPHLHWEIRVNGKPINPASRVKLPPVRGRIQ, encoded by the coding sequence GTGCCATTCAATACTGCCTCCAAAGCAGCAGCAGATTCTACCTCAACTACTCCTCAGCAAGAGAATCTACCTCAAGCTAAAACTTATACTGGAGGTCAGATTACTATTGAGATGGGCTATGACGGTAACACTATAGCTGCCTATTCATTCATCCATACAGGTCTTAGATATTCTTTATTTGAACCAGATGCCTTAGAATTCACTGGTCAAGCTGCCTCTTGGGTACTAACACAGAGGATTAAGAATACTGTTTATACTAATATGAGCTTTAAGAAGATAGCTCAAAGGATTACCTCAGCTTATGGTATGAAGCTAGATATGTCAGAGGAAGGGCCTACTTATACCTACTTCCCTCAGAGAGGACAGAGTGATTATGAGGCTCTACTAATAGAAGCTAGAAGAATAGGTTACAGAGTACATACTAAAGGAGCCACCTTATCTATTAAGCCTAGAAAGGATGTAATGGCTGATAAGGAAGTATTTGTATTGGAATATGGGGATAATTTAGGCACTATCTTTGAAGTTATTCATGAAGCTCAGAGAGATAGTGAAGATGGAGCTAGATCCTCTAGTCCTGGAGCTAATAATTCAACAGGTGAGAGGAAGTTTGAGATTGACCCAGACTCAGGTAAGGTAGTACAGAAGAGAAAGGAGAATGTAGTAGGTACTGGTAGAGATGGTGCAGTAGCTACTACAGGGTCTATTCTACCTAGACCTATACCTAAGACTATAGGTAATACTGATAAACAAGATGCTGATAATAGAGCTAATGAGACTAGAATTAAAGGATTACAAGCTGATGCCCAATTCCCCACTACACCAGAAGCTTTAACCTTAGACCCAGACACTCCCTTACTCACTAAAGGTATCAGTACCTTCTTAGATAGGATGTGGGTAATTGATACAGTCACTCATGATTACGATGGTAGGTTTATCACCAGAGTTAGCTGTTTTAGTCCTATATCTAAAGCTAAAGAAACTGCTGATATTATTACTGCTACTCCCAGCTCTACAAATATAGTAGGTCAGATTATAACTGCTGTATCTTCCTTTTATAGTGGATATATCATCCCAGCTAAAGGAATATTCTCCTCACCTTTTGGTATGAGAACTCTTAGAGGTAGGACTAGAATGCACAATGGGATTGATATTGCTAATGCTGTAGGTACTCCCATCTATGCTGCTGCTAATGGAACTGTCTCTTTTGCTGCATTTGGTACTAATGCAAATCAAAAGAATGGTTACGGCAATGTAATAGTAATAGACCATGCTAATAATGAGCAGACTCTATATAGCCACCTAAGTCAGATAGTAGTTAATAATGGTCAACAAGTTACCCAAGGTCAATTAATAGGAAAGATGGGTAATACAGGATTCAGCACGGGGCCGCATCTGCATTGGGAGATTAGGGTCAATGGCAAACCTATTAATCCAGCATCTAGAGTTAAATTACCTCCAGTAAGGGGAAGGATTCAATAA
- a CDS encoding IS4 family transposase encodes MTLRVQILKDKFSQSLGLPFKELLPESAIRQAISELNIKYKKRLFDPLITLWAFLSQVLDTDKTCHNAVSKIIAHLAESEVEIPSTDTSAYCQARARLPEKLLEKLFNFSAQSLEEKVNQENLWCGRNVKVIDGSTVSMPDTQENQKEYPQPSTQQEGCGFPIAKIGVIFSLVTGAAVALCIDVLNTHDIKLARKMYSFLKPNDVLLGDRAFCAYADIVSITKLGCDAVFRKHQSRTTTMRKGKIVGDCDKLVTWHKPKSCPKGLNKDEFNALPQTITLREIYYYIVIPGFRTQRVSLITTLLDKATYSTLEVVGLYGKRWDVELDLRHLKTTLGMDVLRCKTPSMIRKEIHVYLLAYNLLRSLMWQAGTTYNTPPLRLSLQGTRHHLINFLPKLLAAHSTKRLQIYRTLLKVIPHKAVPYRPGRSEPRVRKRRPKIYPLMTKPRHELRKQLQTA; translated from the coding sequence ACGAGTACAAATTCTCAAGGATAAATTTAGCCAAAGTTTAGGGCTACCCTTTAAAGAACTATTGCCAGAATCGGCAATTAGACAAGCAATATCTGAATTAAATATTAAATACAAAAAGCGATTATTTGACCCGCTAATAACGTTGTGGGCATTTTTATCTCAGGTTTTGGATACTGATAAAACTTGTCATAACGCTGTAAGTAAAATAATTGCACATTTGGCAGAATCAGAAGTAGAAATTCCTTCAACAGATACAAGTGCTTATTGTCAAGCTAGGGCAAGGTTGCCAGAAAAATTATTAGAAAAACTTTTTAATTTCTCTGCACAAAGCTTAGAAGAGAAAGTGAACCAAGAAAATTTATGGTGTGGTCGAAATGTGAAAGTAATAGATGGCTCAACTGTATCTATGCCTGACACACAAGAAAACCAAAAAGAATATCCTCAACCTAGCACTCAACAAGAAGGATGTGGGTTCCCAATTGCCAAAATCGGGGTAATATTCAGTTTAGTTACTGGAGCCGCTGTTGCACTGTGCATAGACGTTTTGAACACTCATGATATTAAATTAGCGAGAAAAATGTACAGTTTTCTCAAACCAAATGATGTACTTTTAGGGGATAGAGCTTTTTGTGCTTACGCCGATATCGTTTCTATTACCAAACTTGGCTGTGATGCTGTATTTCGCAAGCATCAATCTCGGACAACAACCATGCGAAAAGGCAAAATTGTTGGCGATTGTGACAAGTTAGTTACTTGGCATAAGCCTAAAAGTTGTCCAAAAGGATTGAATAAAGATGAATTTAATGCTCTACCTCAAACCATAACTTTGCGAGAGATTTACTATTACATCGTTATTCCTGGTTTTCGCACTCAACGAGTTAGCTTGATTACTACTCTTTTAGATAAAGCAACTTATTCTACTCTAGAAGTTGTTGGACTTTATGGTAAACGTTGGGATGTTGAATTGGATTTGAGACATCTGAAAACCACATTAGGGATGGATGTTCTACGGTGTAAAACTCCTTCTATGATCCGCAAAGAAATTCATGTTTATTTACTCGCTTACAATCTACTTCGTAGCTTAATGTGGCAGGCTGGAACTACTTATAATACTCCTCCCTTACGCTTATCGCTACAAGGTACTCGCCATCATTTAATTAACTTTCTTCCCAAATTATTAGCTGCTCATTCAACAAAACGTCTTCAAATTTATCGTACTTTACTCAAAGTTATTCCTCACAAGGCTGTTCCCTACCGCCCAGGTCGTAGTGAACCACGAGTTCGTAAACGTCGCCCCAAAATTTACCCCTTGATGACCAAACCCCGGCATGAATTACGTAAACAATTGCAAACTGCTTAA
- a CDS encoding phage baseplate assembly protein V yields the protein MEEIFKLWKLSEKATQISLDNVGRIPFGTLAIVTDNNDPEGRRRIKVALPNTPSLNSDWLRRLLAYPNIDPPLPKIGETVLVLYANGLESNGWYLSLCNDTNPPRDKQSPLNDLSQEIPGNRDIEVKGNDDLVIGGKLTTNADDIEFNSEKDITAEVKGNIFMNALQAITLQAAQYVMFKVGQWTFKLFANGTSEVRGGVITIDMGGHGIRFTNVGTMEINGSPIAVEGAVDSDGDVIVDAGW from the coding sequence ATGGAAGAAATATTTAAACTATGGAAGCTCTCAGAGAAAGCTACTCAAATATCTCTAGATAATGTGGGTAGAATTCCCTTTGGAACCTTAGCGATCGTTACAGATAATAATGACCCAGAAGGTAGGAGAAGGATTAAGGTAGCATTACCTAATACCCCTTCACTTAATAGCGATTGGTTAAGGAGATTACTAGCCTACCCCAACATAGATCCACCTCTACCTAAGATTGGAGAAACTGTTCTAGTTCTCTATGCTAATGGACTCGAATCTAATGGTTGGTACTTATCTCTCTGTAATGACACTAACCCACCTAGAGATAAACAATCACCTCTGAATGACCTATCTCAAGAAATCCCAGGTAATAGGGATATTGAGGTAAAAGGTAATGATGATTTAGTTATAGGAGGTAAGTTAACTACCAATGCAGATGATATTGAATTTAATTCTGAGAAGGATATTACTGCTGAGGTGAAGGGTAATATCTTCATGAATGCTTTACAAGCTATCACCCTACAAGCTGCTCAGTATGTGATGTTCAAAGTAGGTCAGTGGACTTTCAAACTATTTGCAAATGGTACTTCTGAGGTAAGAGGAGGTGTAATAACTATCGATATGGGTGGTCACGGAATACGATTCACGAATGTAGGCACTATGGAGATTAATGGTAGCCCTATTGCTGTTGAAGGTGCTGTTGACTCAGATGGAGACGTAATAGTAGATGCTGGGTGGTAA